The Roseateles sp. XES5 genome window below encodes:
- a CDS encoding aspartate/glutamate racemase family protein, whose amino-acid sequence MGAQPLKIMYLNPVGENDAVDMIFAAMARDHKLPGTEVHVTALPKARYGFSHIEFRTYEALVTRGIMRAVRQAALEGFDALAIGCFYDTALHDAREISGTMVVTAPCIASCEIAASLSNRFGVIVGRRKWVHQMQTTVHGYGHADRLAGFYDVGLGVDDFQNDHAETNRRLMAAGRKAVEEDGAEALVLGCTMEIGFYKEIERELAVPVIDPSIAALKRAEYAALLKRQCGWVPSRKGSCEAPSEAELAAFDAFPDDGPVFGSRIVIPAA is encoded by the coding sequence ATGGGTGCCCAACCGCTCAAGATCATGTATCTCAATCCCGTCGGCGAGAACGACGCTGTCGATATGATCTTCGCCGCCATGGCGCGCGATCACAAGCTGCCCGGCACGGAGGTGCATGTAACGGCGCTGCCGAAAGCCCGCTATGGCTTTTCCCATATCGAGTTCCGCACCTATGAGGCGCTGGTGACGCGCGGCATCATGCGCGCGGTGCGTCAGGCGGCGCTGGAAGGTTTCGACGCGCTCGCCATCGGCTGCTTCTACGATACGGCGCTGCACGACGCCCGCGAGATTTCCGGCACGATGGTCGTGACGGCGCCCTGCATCGCCTCCTGCGAGATCGCCGCCAGCCTTTCCAACCGTTTCGGCGTCATCGTCGGCCGGCGCAAATGGGTCCACCAGATGCAGACGACCGTGCATGGCTACGGCCATGCCGACCGCCTTGCCGGCTTCTACGATGTCGGCCTCGGCGTCGACGATTTCCAGAACGACCATGCCGAGACCAACCGCCGCCTGATGGCCGCCGGCCGCAAGGCCGTGGAGGAGGACGGGGCGGAGGCCCTGGTCCTCGGCTGCACGATGGAGATCGGCTTTTACAAGGAGATCGAGAGGGAACTTGCCGTTCCCGTCATCGATCCATCCATTGCCGCCCTGAAGCGGGCTGAATATGCCGCGCTTCTCAAGCGGCAATGCGGCTGGGTGCCGAGCCGCAAGGGCTCCTGCGAGGCGCCTTCGGAAGCCGAGCTTGCCGCCTTCGATGCCTTTCCGGACGACGGGCCGGTCTTCGGCAGCCGCATCGTCATTCCCGCCGCCTGA
- a CDS encoding glycine betaine/L-proline ABC transporter ATP-binding protein, whose protein sequence is MSASDVKIQVDKVYKIFGNRPDDAIAELRAGAQKAEVLQKTGCVVGLKDIDFSIRRGETFVIMGLSGSGKSTLIRHFNRLIEPTAGRILVDGRNIMEMNAKELIAFRRNGISMVFQRFGLLPHQTVLENTICGPILQGMNRREAVALGMEQLELVGLKGFENRFPRQLSGGMQQRVGLARALATKADVLLMDEAFSALDPLIKSDMQEQLKDIQARLKKTIIFITHDLDEALHLGDRIAILKDGELRQVGTGEEILFRPADDYVERFVRKVDLSRALYAHEAFEKVPVLTEADATSERSSALLRDHPGVIVTNGVMPRLLARGTAGTAVPVASVDAGAAIGHCFPLLAAQDAILVMENGAAVGMLTREMAFKALSRSARAA, encoded by the coding sequence GTGAGCGCTTCCGACGTCAAAATCCAGGTCGACAAGGTCTACAAGATTTTCGGCAACCGGCCGGACGATGCGATTGCCGAACTGAGGGCCGGGGCGCAGAAAGCCGAGGTCTTGCAGAAAACCGGCTGCGTCGTCGGCCTCAAGGACATCGATTTTTCGATCCGCCGTGGCGAGACCTTCGTCATCATGGGCCTTTCGGGCTCCGGAAAATCCACGCTGATCCGCCATTTCAACCGGCTGATCGAGCCCACCGCCGGTCGCATTCTCGTCGACGGCCGCAACATCATGGAGATGAACGCGAAGGAACTCATCGCTTTCCGCCGCAACGGCATTTCGATGGTCTTTCAACGCTTCGGTCTGCTGCCGCACCAGACGGTGCTGGAGAACACGATCTGCGGCCCGATCCTGCAAGGCATGAACCGGCGCGAGGCGGTGGCCCTTGGCATGGAACAGCTGGAGCTTGTCGGGCTCAAGGGCTTCGAGAACCGCTTTCCACGCCAGCTTTCCGGCGGCATGCAGCAGCGCGTCGGCCTTGCCCGGGCGCTCGCGACAAAGGCGGACGTGCTGTTGATGGACGAGGCCTTCAGCGCCCTCGACCCTTTGATCAAGAGCGACATGCAGGAGCAGTTGAAGGACATCCAGGCACGGCTGAAGAAGACCATCATCTTCATCACCCACGACCTCGATGAGGCCCTGCATCTCGGCGACCGTATCGCCATCCTGAAAGACGGGGAACTGCGCCAGGTCGGCACGGGCGAGGAAATCCTGTTCCGTCCCGCGGACGACTATGTCGAACGTTTCGTGCGCAAGGTCGATCTGTCGCGCGCGCTTTACGCCCATGAAGCCTTTGAAAAGGTTCCGGTCCTGACGGAGGCGGATGCGACATCCGAACGATCCTCGGCATTGCTGCGTGACCATCCTGGCGTCATCGTCACCAATGGCGTGATGCCGCGCCTTCTGGCACGCGGGACTGCGGGCACGGCCGTACCGGTGGCATCCGTCGATGCCGGAGCCGCCATCGGCCATTGCTTCCCGCTGCTCGCAGCGCAAGACGCCATCCTCGTCATGGAGAACGGGGCGGCGGTCGGCATGCTCACACGCGAAATGGCCTTCAAGGCACTTTCCCGCTCCGCACGCGCGGCCTGA
- a CDS encoding Xaa-Pro peptidase family protein, protein MTEQSTARLKALRQRMAETGTGLVAIAPGSHMDWVLGFHPHPDERPCLLLVGREKETFLMPALNAEGTREFTDILFHNWADDEGPDAALRAALSAIGAEAPGLVALDETMRADFALLLLDALPVDTRRDFTPITLGGLRMRKDDSEYAKLKMNAGIADRAMQAAFAALRPGMSEKDVAAEIRAHFASEGAEPQFWIVGAGGNGAFPHHSASDRLIQEGDAVVIDIGGRKQGFPSDITRMAVVGVPPEGYGEVHAIVEKAVQAALKAARPGVVAREVDEAARKVIADAGYGEYFVHRTGHGMGIDAHEPPYITATSETVLEEGMVFSIEPGIYLPGRFGIRLEDIVILRENGPEIFSSLPRSLHVVEI, encoded by the coding sequence ATGACCGAACAATCCACCGCGCGCCTGAAGGCGCTGCGCCAGCGCATGGCCGAGACCGGCACCGGGCTCGTCGCCATCGCGCCCGGCTCCCACATGGACTGGGTGCTTGGCTTCCATCCGCATCCCGACGAGCGCCCCTGCCTGTTGCTCGTCGGCCGCGAAAAAGAAACCTTCCTGATGCCGGCGCTGAATGCCGAAGGTACCCGCGAATTCACCGACATCCTCTTCCACAACTGGGCGGATGACGAAGGCCCGGACGCCGCTCTCCGCGCGGCGCTGTCCGCCATCGGCGCTGAAGCGCCCGGCCTCGTCGCACTGGACGAAACGATGCGCGCCGACTTCGCCCTGCTGTTGCTCGACGCGCTGCCTGTCGATACCCGCCGCGATTTCACGCCGATAACGCTTGGCGGCCTGCGCATGCGCAAGGACGACAGCGAATATGCCAAGCTGAAGATGAACGCCGGCATCGCCGACCGCGCCATGCAGGCGGCCTTTGCCGCCCTCCGGCCCGGCATGAGCGAGAAGGATGTCGCCGCCGAGATTCGCGCGCACTTCGCTTCGGAAGGCGCAGAGCCGCAGTTCTGGATCGTCGGCGCGGGCGGCAACGGCGCTTTCCCGCACCATTCGGCAAGCGACCGCCTTATCCAGGAAGGCGATGCGGTGGTGATCGACATAGGCGGGCGCAAGCAGGGTTTCCCCTCCGACATCACCCGCATGGCCGTGGTCGGCGTCCCACCGGAAGGCTATGGCGAAGTCCACGCCATCGTCGAGAAGGCCGTGCAGGCCGCGCTGAAGGCTGCCCGTCCCGGCGTCGTTGCGCGGGAGGTGGACGAGGCTGCCCGCAAGGTCATCGCCGACGCGGGCTATGGCGAGTATTTCGTGCACCGCACGGGCCATGGCATGGGCATCGACGCCCATGAGCCGCCCTATATCACCGCGACCTCGGAAACGGTGCTGGAAGAAGGCATGGTCTTCTCCATAGAACCCGGCATCTACCTGCCTGGCCGCTTCGGCATTCGCCTCGAGGATATCGTCATCCTGCGCGAAAATGGGCCCGAGATTTTCTCCAGCCTTCCACGATCCCTTCACGTTGTAGAGATCTAG
- a CDS encoding hydantoinase B/oxoprolinase family protein: MTTASHDPITLEIIQNSLQATADEMFAAMRKTAMSSIIYEVLDMGTGITDAAGRLASSGAGIPGFIGVLDKSVKVLLQKFSRPGDIQPGDVFITNDPYYGGVTHLNDLVVCMPVFSGGRLIAWTANIAHNSDVGGKSPGSLSADATEIFQEGLRLPAIKMISKGEAIPGIFDIITVNSRMPDFLEGDLWAAIASVRIGAKRLAELAEKYTVATFEAAMASFMDHGEKIALAELAKLPHGTFELTEEQDDGRMFNVKVTLSETEFLIDLRDNPDQDTGPSNAGYDDTLVSMQVIFKALTDPTSPANEGSFRPLKVLTREGSCFHAKEPAAVGFYYEIGIRGYDLVWRCLAPHMPEKLPAGHFSSIAGTFIGGIHPDTGRQYTIIEPQIGGWGASNGRDGNSAIFSGVHGETYNCPAEISEARNGLVVDRMELNTDPGGEGKWTGGYGIRLDYRIRRDDSFLTLGYTRSRILPWSLDGGNEGSANYALVLRKNGQSERYAFASGIRVDKDDVIRVITGAGGGVGDPKERDPALVREDIRNGYITAERAREVYGVSP, translated from the coding sequence ATGACGACAGCTTCCCACGACCCGATCACGCTCGAGATCATCCAGAACTCGCTGCAGGCGACCGCCGACGAGATGTTTGCGGCCATGCGCAAGACGGCGATGAGTTCCATCATCTACGAAGTGCTCGACATGGGCACGGGCATCACCGACGCGGCAGGACGCCTTGCCTCATCGGGCGCCGGCATTCCCGGCTTCATCGGCGTGCTCGACAAGTCGGTGAAGGTCCTGCTGCAGAAGTTCTCCAGGCCGGGCGACATCCAGCCCGGCGACGTCTTCATCACCAACGACCCCTATTACGGCGGCGTCACCCATCTCAACGACCTCGTCGTCTGCATGCCAGTCTTTTCCGGCGGGCGGCTGATTGCCTGGACCGCCAACATCGCGCACAACTCTGACGTCGGCGGCAAGTCGCCGGGGTCGCTCTCGGCCGATGCGACGGAAATCTTCCAGGAGGGCCTTCGTCTTCCCGCCATCAAGATGATCTCGAAGGGCGAGGCAATCCCAGGCATCTTCGACATCATCACCGTCAATTCGCGCATGCCCGACTTCCTGGAGGGAGACCTCTGGGCGGCCATCGCTTCCGTTCGCATCGGCGCCAAGCGCCTTGCCGAACTTGCGGAAAAATACACCGTCGCCACCTTCGAGGCGGCCATGGCGAGCTTCATGGACCACGGCGAGAAAATCGCGCTCGCCGAACTCGCGAAGCTCCCGCACGGCACCTTCGAACTGACGGAGGAGCAGGACGACGGGCGCATGTTCAACGTCAAGGTGACGCTCTCGGAGACGGAGTTCCTCATCGATCTCAGAGACAATCCGGACCAGGACACCGGGCCGTCGAATGCCGGCTACGACGACACGCTCGTCAGCATGCAGGTCATCTTCAAGGCGCTCACCGACCCGACGTCGCCCGCCAACGAAGGCTCCTTCCGCCCGCTGAAGGTGCTGACACGCGAAGGCTCGTGCTTCCATGCCAAGGAGCCGGCGGCCGTCGGCTTCTATTACGAGATCGGCATCCGCGGCTACGACCTCGTCTGGCGCTGCCTTGCCCCGCACATGCCGGAAAAGCTGCCTGCCGGGCACTTCTCCTCCATCGCCGGCACCTTCATCGGCGGCATCCACCCAGATACGGGCCGGCAATACACGATCATCGAACCGCAGATCGGCGGCTGGGGCGCTTCGAACGGCCGTGACGGCAATTCGGCGATCTTCTCCGGCGTGCACGGCGAGACCTACAACTGCCCGGCGGAAATCTCCGAGGCGCGCAACGGCCTCGTCGTCGACCGCATGGAGTTGAATACCGATCCGGGCGGCGAGGGAAAATGGACCGGCGGCTACGGCATCCGGCTCGACTACCGCATCCGCCGCGACGATTCCTTCCTGACGCTCGGCTATACCCGTTCGCGCATCCTTCCCTGGTCGCTCGACGGCGGCAATGAGGGTTCGGCCAACTATGCGCTCGTGCTGCGCAAGAACGGGCAATCCGAGCGCTACGCCTTCGCCTCGGGCATCCGCGTCGACAAGGACGACGTGATCCGCGTGATCACCGGCGCAGGCGGCGGCGTCGGCGACCCCAAGGAGCGCGATCCGGCACTGGTGCGCGAGGATATCAGGAACGGCTACATCACTGCCGAACGCGCCCGCGAGGTCTACGGCGTCAGCCCCTGA
- a CDS encoding hydantoinase/oxoprolinase family protein, whose protein sequence is MSQKTIRVATDVGGTFTDLVCFETDHETGESRITTAKSDTTPPNFEQGVLNVLDKGGVDPKTVDFLAHGTTVVINALTERKGVKVGLITTEGFRDSLEIARGNRPDFFNLHYRKPEPFVPRYLRRELPGRFDYHGTEMKPLDLSGLPAILDDFRADGVEAIAVCFLHSYANPGHERATIAEIARLWPEIATVASHQITREWREYERTNTTVMSAYVQPTAERYLSRLNDGLAGKGFDGNLFVMQSNCGVDSLESVKKIPITMVESGPASGFWGAAELGKLIGEPNVLALDIGGTTAKCSLIEDGQVRIMTDYWIERDRTSAGYPIMVPVVDLVEIGNGGGSIAWVDDFGKLHVGPKSAGAMPGPAAYGRGGTNATTTDANLWLGRINRDYFCGGSVVADMAATEKALSDVGTKLGVSADDVARGIVRIANNNMVNALKLVSLNRGFDPRDFTLVAFGGGGAMHAVALGTELGVKKVVIPAGASVFSAWGMMMSDLRRDYFVTKLADLKAGAAAAIDALFVETETLAHQQFGEEGVDTAKVRFLRYGKFRYQNQEHTTEVLIEDAITDESLAAIEAAFHETYQREYTYRLDAPVELVGIHLVASAEVGKLKMQERPLSATPASAARKGERKVDYALEGIHPAAIYDGEKLEPGMAFIGPAIIEDPGTTIVIHPGNRVEIDGFGNIHINLKA, encoded by the coding sequence ATGAGCCAGAAGACCATCCGTGTCGCGACCGATGTCGGCGGCACGTTCACCGATCTCGTCTGCTTCGAGACGGATCATGAAACGGGCGAATCCCGCATCACGACGGCCAAGTCCGACACCACCCCGCCCAATTTCGAGCAGGGGGTGCTGAACGTTCTCGACAAGGGCGGCGTCGACCCGAAGACGGTCGACTTCCTCGCCCATGGCACCACCGTCGTCATCAACGCGCTGACCGAGCGCAAGGGCGTCAAGGTCGGGCTCATCACGACGGAAGGCTTCCGGGATTCGCTGGAAATCGCCCGCGGCAACCGGCCGGACTTCTTCAACCTGCACTACCGCAAGCCGGAGCCCTTCGTTCCGAGATATCTGCGCCGCGAACTGCCGGGGCGCTTCGACTACCACGGCACGGAGATGAAACCGCTCGATCTCTCGGGCCTGCCCGCCATTCTCGACGACTTCCGCGCCGATGGTGTCGAAGCCATCGCCGTCTGCTTCCTGCACTCCTACGCCAATCCTGGCCACGAGCGGGCGACAATCGCGGAGATCGCGCGGCTGTGGCCCGAAATCGCCACCGTCGCCTCGCACCAGATCACCCGCGAGTGGCGTGAATACGAGCGCACCAACACGACCGTCATGTCCGCCTATGTGCAGCCGACGGCAGAACGTTACCTATCGCGCCTCAATGACGGCCTCGCCGGCAAGGGGTTCGACGGAAACCTCTTCGTGATGCAGTCGAACTGCGGCGTGGATTCCCTTGAATCGGTGAAGAAAATCCCGATCACCATGGTCGAATCCGGCCCGGCCTCCGGCTTCTGGGGCGCGGCTGAACTCGGCAAGCTGATCGGCGAGCCGAACGTTCTGGCCCTCGATATCGGCGGCACCACGGCGAAGTGCTCGCTGATCGAAGACGGCCAGGTCCGCATCATGACGGACTACTGGATCGAGCGCGATCGCACCTCGGCCGGCTACCCGATCATGGTACCGGTGGTCGATCTCGTCGAGATCGGCAATGGTGGCGGCTCCATCGCCTGGGTCGACGACTTCGGCAAGCTGCATGTCGGCCCCAAGTCGGCCGGCGCCATGCCCGGCCCCGCCGCCTATGGCCGCGGCGGCACAAATGCCACCACCACCGACGCCAATCTCTGGCTTGGCCGCATCAACCGCGATTACTTCTGCGGCGGCTCCGTTGTCGCGGACATGGCCGCGACGGAAAAGGCGCTGTCGGATGTCGGCACCAAGCTCGGCGTCTCGGCCGACGATGTCGCGCGCGGCATCGTGCGTATTGCCAACAACAACATGGTCAACGCGCTGAAGCTCGTCTCGCTCAATCGCGGCTTCGACCCGCGCGACTTCACGCTCGTCGCCTTCGGCGGCGGCGGTGCGATGCATGCCGTGGCGCTCGGCACGGAACTGGGGGTGAAGAAGGTCGTCATCCCCGCAGGCGCCTCGGTGTTCTCCGCCTGGGGCATGATGATGTCGGACCTGCGCCGCGACTATTTCGTCACCAAGCTCGCCGATCTGAAGGCCGGCGCGGCCGCCGCCATAGACGCGCTCTTCGTCGAGACGGAAACCCTGGCCCACCAGCAGTTCGGCGAGGAAGGCGTCGACACGGCGAAGGTCCGCTTCCTGCGTTACGGCAAGTTCCGCTACCAGAACCAGGAGCACACGACCGAAGTCCTCATCGAGGACGCGATCACCGACGAAAGCCTTGCCGCCATCGAGGCCGCCTTCCACGAAACCTACCAGCGGGAATATACCTACCGTCTTGACGCTCCCGTCGAGCTGGTCGGCATCCACCTTGTCGCCTCGGCCGAGGTCGGCAAGCTGAAGATGCAGGAAAGGCCGCTCTCGGCGACGCCCGCCTCCGCCGCGCGCAAGGGTGAGCGCAAGGTCGACTACGCGCTCGAAGGCATCCACCCGGCCGCGATCTACGACGGCGAGAAGCTGGAACCCGGCATGGCCTTCATCGGTCCCGCGATCATCGAGGATCCGGGCACCACGATCGTCATCCACCCCGGCAACCGCGTCGAGATCGACGGTTTCGGCAATATCCATATCAATCTGAAAGCCTGA
- the folD gene encoding bifunctional methylenetetrahydrofolate dehydrogenase/methenyltetrahydrofolate cyclohydrolase FolD, whose product MATTVIDGKQVAASVIEAVKSATTALEKDAGVKPGLAVVIVGDDPASHAYVGAKSRMSKECGFTSIQHTLPEETTQEELARLVETLNGDDSIHGILVQLPLPKHLDSDPIIQSIKPEKDVDGLHVVNAGKVATGDLDGGLVSCTPAGAMVFVRRTHGNDLSGLNAVVIGRSNLFGKPMSALLLAANATVTTAHSRTKDLAGVCRNADILVAAVGRAEMVRGDWVKPGATVIDVGINRITTAEGKARLVGDVAFEECAKVAGVITPVPGGVGPMTIAMLMANTVIAAYRKAGRTPPRF is encoded by the coding sequence GTGGCGACCACTGTTATCGATGGGAAGCAGGTTGCCGCTTCCGTGATTGAGGCCGTGAAGTCGGCCACGACAGCCCTGGAAAAGGACGCGGGCGTCAAGCCCGGCCTTGCCGTCGTCATTGTCGGCGATGATCCGGCGAGCCACGCCTATGTCGGCGCCAAGAGCCGTATGTCGAAGGAATGCGGCTTCACCTCCATCCAGCATACGCTGCCCGAGGAGACGACGCAGGAAGAACTCGCCCGCCTCGTCGAGACGCTGAATGGCGATGACAGCATCCACGGCATCCTCGTCCAGCTTCCGCTGCCCAAGCATCTCGATTCCGATCCGATCATCCAGTCGATCAAGCCGGAGAAGGACGTCGACGGCCTGCATGTCGTCAATGCCGGCAAGGTCGCGACGGGCGATCTCGACGGCGGCCTCGTCTCCTGCACGCCGGCGGGCGCCATGGTCTTCGTGCGCCGCACCCATGGCAACGACCTTTCCGGTCTCAATGCCGTGGTGATCGGCCGGTCCAATCTCTTCGGCAAGCCGATGTCGGCCCTGCTGCTCGCCGCTAATGCGACGGTGACGACCGCCCATTCGCGCACCAAGGATCTCGCGGGCGTCTGCCGCAACGCCGATATTCTCGTTGCCGCCGTCGGCCGCGCGGAAATGGTGAGGGGCGACTGGGTGAAACCCGGTGCGACCGTCATCGATGTCGGCATCAACCGCATCACCACGGCCGAGGGCAAGGCGCGCCTCGTCGGCGATGTCGCCTTCGAGGAATGCGCAAAGGTTGCAGGCGTCATCACGCCGGTTCCGGGCGGCGTCGGCCCGATGACCATCGCCATGCTGATGGCCAACACCGTCATCGCCGCCTACCGCAAGGCCGGTCGCACGCCGCCGAGGTTCTGA
- a CDS encoding glycine betaine ABC transporter substrate-binding protein, whose amino-acid sequence MKIKTSILAGACLSCMVLGGTAAQAAECGTTDPITVAEMTWLSAGTLAYVTKAILAEGYGCNVQIVPGDTVPTASSMLAKGEPDIAPELWVSTVKSTWDQMLAKGTVYKAGDIFASGGQEGWWIPDYVAEAHPEIRSVSDLKDNWKVFEDEANTGKGRFYACPPGWGCEIITNNLIKALGLEETYEIYPTGSGANLKATIARQVSRKKPFIGWYWGPTEVIGKYKLKVLDMPAYDAAKFTCLTDAKCEKPELTGWAVGEVAVAATTSLKEKAPAVAEFLSKMQVPNAEISDVLAWGDDNKASPEEVATYFFKNYEAIWSKWVPADVAEKVKASL is encoded by the coding sequence ATGAAGATCAAGACATCCATTCTTGCGGGCGCTTGCCTCTCCTGCATGGTTCTCGGCGGCACTGCGGCTCAGGCTGCCGAATGCGGCACGACCGACCCCATCACCGTCGCGGAAATGACCTGGCTTTCCGCCGGCACGCTGGCCTATGTGACCAAGGCGATCCTCGCCGAAGGGTACGGCTGCAACGTCCAGATCGTGCCCGGCGACACGGTGCCGACCGCCTCCTCCATGCTGGCCAAGGGCGAGCCGGACATTGCGCCGGAACTCTGGGTATCCACCGTCAAGTCGACCTGGGACCAGATGTTGGCGAAGGGCACCGTCTACAAGGCCGGCGATATCTTCGCCAGCGGTGGCCAGGAGGGCTGGTGGATTCCGGACTATGTTGCCGAGGCACATCCGGAAATCCGCTCCGTCAGCGACCTCAAGGACAATTGGAAGGTGTTCGAGGACGAAGCGAATACCGGCAAGGGCCGCTTCTACGCCTGCCCGCCCGGCTGGGGCTGCGAAATCATCACCAACAACCTCATCAAGGCGCTCGGCCTGGAAGAGACCTATGAGATCTACCCGACCGGCTCCGGCGCCAATCTGAAAGCGACCATCGCCCGCCAGGTATCCCGCAAGAAGCCGTTCATCGGCTGGTACTGGGGCCCGACCGAGGTGATCGGCAAATACAAGCTCAAGGTCCTCGATATGCCGGCCTATGACGCGGCCAAGTTCACCTGCCTCACCGACGCCAAGTGCGAAAAGCCGGAACTGACCGGCTGGGCGGTCGGCGAGGTCGCCGTCGCGGCGACGACGAGCCTGAAGGAAAAGGCACCTGCCGTCGCCGAATTCCTGTCGAAGATGCAGGTGCCGAATGCCGAGATCAGCGACGTTCTGGCCTGGGGCGACGACAACAAGGCCTCGCCTGAGGAGGTCGCGACCTACTTCTTCAAGAACTACGAGGCGATCTGGAGCAAGTGGGTTCCGGCCGACGTCGCGGAAAAGGTCAAGGCCTCGCTTTGA
- the purU gene encoding formyltetrahydrofolate deformylase has translation MKSHVLTVSCQSTRGIVAAITGYLAEKGCYISDSSQFDDLETGLFFMRLTFLSQEGVSEEDIKSGFAPVAKKYAMTHRFNDSDERMKVLLMVSRFGHCLNDLLYRWKIGALPIDIVGVVSNHFDYQKVIVNHDIPFHHIKVTKENKPQAEARLMEVVEQSGAELIVLARYMQVLSDAVCKRMSGRIINIHHSFLPSFKGANPYKQAFERGVKLIGATAHYVTEDLDEGPIIEQDVARITHAQSAEDYVSIGRDVESQVLARAVHAHIHHRTFMNGNKTIVFPPSPGSYASERMG, from the coding sequence ATGAAGAGCCATGTGCTGACCGTATCCTGCCAATCGACCCGCGGCATCGTCGCTGCGATCACCGGCTACCTCGCCGAGAAGGGGTGCTACATCTCCGATTCGTCGCAGTTCGACGATCTGGAGACGGGCCTGTTCTTCATGCGCCTCACCTTCCTGTCGCAGGAAGGCGTGTCGGAAGAGGACATCAAGTCGGGCTTCGCTCCCGTCGCCAAGAAATACGCGATGACCCATCGCTTCAACGACAGCGACGAGCGCATGAAGGTGCTGCTCATGGTCTCGCGCTTCGGCCACTGCCTCAACGACCTGCTCTACCGCTGGAAGATCGGCGCCCTGCCGATCGATATCGTCGGCGTCGTTTCCAACCACTTCGATTACCAGAAGGTCATCGTCAATCACGACATCCCCTTCCACCACATCAAGGTGACGAAGGAGAACAAGCCGCAGGCCGAAGCCCGTCTGATGGAAGTGGTCGAGCAGTCCGGCGCCGAACTCATCGTTCTCGCCCGCTACATGCAGGTCCTGTCGGATGCCGTCTGCAAGCGCATGTCGGGCCGCATCATCAACATCCACCATTCCTTCCTGCCGTCGTTCAAGGGTGCCAACCCCTACAAGCAGGCCTTCGAGCGCGGCGTGAAGCTGATCGGCGCGACGGCGCACTACGTCACGGAAGACCTCGACGAGGGTCCGATCATCGAGCAGGACGTCGCGCGCATCACCCATGCGCAGTCGGCGGAGGACTATGTCTCGATCGGCCGCGACGTGGAGAGCCAGGTTCTCGCGCGCGCCGTGCACGCCCACATCCACCACCGCACCTTCATGAACGGCAACAAGACCATCGTCTTCCCGCCGTCGCCAGGCTCCTACGCCTCCGAGCGCATGGGGTGA
- a CDS encoding proline/glycine betaine ABC transporter permease, which translates to MADNFPELIDTRGLRFAIDDGFSWIVTNYGDTFERLLMPLLKLLSALEAFLQWLPWYVTIAAIAALTYSASRSLKATAGAVAMLVFIGALGLWNDAMATVALMLAATVVAVVVGIPIGILMARSDWLRSMALPLLDIMQTLPIFVYLIPFVMLFGPGKIPAILATVFFAIPPVIRLTDLGIRQVDGEVVEAIVAFGATPRQKLFRVQIPLALPTIMAGINQTTMMALSMVVIASMIGAGGLGYQVLQGIQRLEVSRGLIAGIAIVFLAVIFDRIAQSYGRRAQKHLASGE; encoded by the coding sequence GTGGCAGACAATTTCCCTGAACTCATCGACACGCGTGGTCTGCGCTTCGCCATCGATGACGGTTTTAGCTGGATCGTGACGAATTACGGCGACACGTTCGAACGCCTGCTGATGCCGCTGCTCAAGCTGCTCAGCGCGCTCGAAGCCTTCCTGCAATGGCTGCCCTGGTACGTCACCATCGCCGCCATCGCGGCACTGACCTACTCGGCCTCCAGGAGCCTGAAGGCAACGGCCGGCGCCGTGGCCATGCTTGTCTTCATCGGCGCGCTCGGGCTTTGGAACGACGCCATGGCGACGGTGGCGCTGATGCTCGCAGCAACGGTGGTGGCGGTGGTGGTCGGCATTCCGATCGGCATCCTCATGGCACGCTCGGACTGGCTTCGCTCGATGGCGCTGCCGCTGCTCGATATCATGCAGACGCTCCCGATCTTCGTCTATCTGATCCCCTTCGTCATGCTGTTCGGCCCGGGAAAGATTCCGGCCATCCTCGCAACCGTGTTCTTCGCCATCCCGCCGGTCATCCGCCTCACCGATCTCGGCATCCGCCAGGTCGATGGCGAGGTGGTGGAGGCGATCGTCGCCTTCGGCGCGACGCCGCGACAGAAGCTCTTCCGGGTACAGATCCCGCTTGCCCTGCCGACGATCATGGCCGGCATCAACCAGACGACGATGATGGCGCTCTCCATGGTGGTCATCGCCTCGATGATCGGCGCGGGCGGCCTCGGCTATCAGGTCTTGCAGGGCATCCAGCGGCTGGAGGTCAGCCGCGGCCTCATCGCCGGCATCGCCATCGTCTTCCTCGCCGTGATCTTCGACCGTATCGCGCAGTCTTACGGGCGGCGCGCCCAAAAACATCTTGCCAGCGGGGAGTGA